Proteins from a genomic interval of Arachis hypogaea cultivar Tifrunner chromosome 10, arahy.Tifrunner.gnm2.J5K5, whole genome shotgun sequence:
- the LOC112717131 gene encoding probable CoA ligase CCL6 has product MAEVYTVKVEEGREASNGKPSVGAVYRCIYAKDSLLQVPPQLHSPWDFFRDSVKRNPNCRMLGRRQKTESKEAGPYAWLTYQEVYDASIKMGSAMRSLGVNPGDRCGIYGSNCPEWIIAMEACNSHAVTYVPLYDTLGPNAVEFIINHAEVSIAFVQENKIPSILSCLERCCSNLKTIVSFGSVSSTQKKEAEKFGTCCFTWGKFLHLGSLDCDLPSKNKTDICTIMYTSGTTGDPKGVVIKNEAFMAEVLSIDQIISLTDRVATEEDVYFSFLPLAHVYDQIMETYCIHKNSSIGFWQGDVRFLLEDIQTLKPTIFCGVPRVFDRIYAGINNKVSSGGALQSALFHYAYNYKLRNLEKGLPQHKAAPLFDKLVFDKTKQALGGRVRILLSGAAPLPRHVEEFMRVTSGSTLSQGYGLTESCAGCFTAIGDVYSMTGTVGIPMTTIEARLESVPEMGYDALSSVPRGEICLRGVSLFSGYHKRQDLTHEVMVDGWFHTGDIGEWQPNGAMKIIDRKKNIFKLSQGEYIAVESIENKYLQCPLITSIWVYGNSFESFLVAVVVPERKALEDWALEHNLTADYKSLCDNLKARKYLLDNLNSTAQKHQLRGFELLKAVHLEPIPFDMERDLITPTFKLKRPQLLKYYKNHIEELYQEAKGTKV; this is encoded by the exons GGACTCTGTTAAGAGGAATCCCAACTGTCGAATGCTCGGCCGGCGTCAGAAAACAGAATCCAAG GAGGCAGGTCCCTATGCATGGCTGACATATCAGGAGGTTTATGATGCTTCTATCAAAATGGGTTCTGCCATGAGAAGCCTAGGGGTTAATCCT GGTGACCGTTGTGGCATTTATGGATCCAATTGCCCTGAATGGATTATTGCAATGGAG GCTTGCAATAGCCATGCAGTAACATATGTTCCATTATATGATACCCTCG GTCCTAATGCAGTGGAATTTATCATAAATCATGCTGAAGTTTCAATAGCATTTGTACAAGAAAACAAGATTCCAtct ATTTTGTCTTGTCTTGAAAGGTGCTGTTCAAATCTCAAAA CTATTGTGAGCTTTGGAAGTGTTTCAAGCACACAAAAGAAGGAAGCTGAGAAATTTGGAACATGTTGCTTCACATGGGGAAAGTTTCTACACTTG GGAAGTTTGGACTGTGATCTACCATCAAAAAACAAGACTGATATTTGCACAATAATGTACACAAGTGGAACAACTGGAGATCCCAAAGGTGTTGTCATCAAGAATGAAGCTTTCATGGCTGAAGTCTTGTCTATTGACCAAATCATTTCACTAACAGACAGAGTG GCAACAGAGGAGGATGTGTACTTCTCCTTTCTTCCTCTTGCACATGTATATGACCAGATAATGGAAACTTATTGCATCCACAAGAACTCTTCAATAGGATTTTGGCAAGGG GATGTTAGGTTCCTGTTGGAAGATATTCAGACACTAAAACCAACCATATTTTGTGGTGTCCCTAGAGTTTTTGACCGTATTTATGCTG GTATAAACAACAAGGTTTCCTCTGGAGGAGCACTGCAAAGTGCATTGTTTCATTATGCATATAACTA CAAATTGAGAAATCTAGAGAAGGGTCTTCCACAACACAAAGCAGCACCTTTGTTTGATAAGCTTGTGTTTGATAAG ACAAAACAAGCATTAGGTGGACGAGTTCGAATCTTGTTATCAGGTGCTGCTCCTTTGCCTAGACATGTTGAGGAGTTTATGAGGGTCACTAGTGGATCTACATTATCACAAGGATATG GTCTTACTGAAAGCTGTGCTGGATGTTTCACAGCAATAGGTGATGTGTATTCAATGACAGGAACGGTTGGAATCCCCATGACAACCATTGAAGCAAGGCTTGAATCAGTGCCTGAGATGGGATATGATGCACTTTCCAGTGTGCCACGTGGAGAAATTTGCCTCAGAGGTGTTAGCTTGTTCTCTGGTTATCACAAGCGTCAAGATCTTACTCATGAGGTTATGGTTGATGGTTGGTTTCATACAG GTGACATTGGAGAGTGGCAACCAAATGGAGCAATGAAAATCATTGATAGAAAAAAGAACATCTTTAAGTTGTCTCAAGGAGAATATATTGCTGTGGAGAGCATAGAGAACAAGTATCTGCAATGCCCTCTTATAACTTCG ATTTGGGTGTATGGAAATAGTTTTGAGTCTTTCTTGGTGGCTGTGGTGGTTCCTGAAAGAAAGGCCCTTGAGGACTGGGCACTTGAGCATAATTTGACTGCAGATTATAAATCTTTATGTGATAATCTGAAGGCAAGAAAATACTTATTGGATAACCTCAACAGCACTGCTCAGAAACACCAA CTTAGAGGATTTGAGCTGCTAAAAGCTGTTCATTTGGAACCAATTCCCTTTGACATGGAGAGAGATTTAATAACCCCAACATTCAAGTTGAAGAGACCACAGTTGCTCAAGTATTATAAG AACCATATTGAGGAACTATACCAGGAAGCAAAGGGAACAAAGGTGTGA
- the LOC112717132 gene encoding cold-regulated 413 plasma membrane protein 4 — MRREFEDEAAELIGSDLRDLGFAANKLAKNAVKLAAVSGAGVTVLESIASIAAIYLLILDRTNWKTNILTSLLIPYIFFSLPSWIFGFFRGDVGKWIALIAVVLRLFFPRRFPEWLELPAALILLVVVAPGLFASTVRNNAVGVIICLAIACYLLQEHIRASGGFRNSFTKPHGISNTLGIILLLVYPIWTLVLYIL; from the exons ATGAGGAGGGAATTTGAAGATGAAGCAGCTGAATTAATCGGTTCAGATCTGAGGGACCTTGGTTTTGCTGCTAATAAACTCGCCAAAAACGCCGTTAAACTAGCTGCTGTGTCCGGCGCCGGAGTCACTGTGCTTGAATCCATTGCTTCCATCGCCGCTAT CTATTTGCTGATTTTGGATCGTACAAACTGGAAGACCAACATTCTTACATCACttctcattccatacattttCTTCAGCTTGCCTTCATGGATTTTCGGCTTCTTCAG GGGTGATGTTGGGAAATGGATTGCTTTAATTGCAGTTGTATTGCGTCTTTTCTTTCCAAGGCGCTTCCCTG AATGGCTGGAACTTCCTGCTGCTTTGATTCTACTCGTTGTGGTAGCTCCAGGTCTGTTTGCAAGCACCGTTAGAAACAATGCAGTAGGGGTGATAATATGCCTTGCCATTGCATGTTACTTGCTGCAAGAACATATTCGCGCTTCCGGTGGTTTCAGAAACTCCTTCACCAAACCTCACGGCATATCCAATACGTTAGGCATAATCCTTCTGTTGGTGTATCCTATCTGGACGCTCGTGCTCTACATTCTATAG